The following are from one region of the Mannheimia granulomatis genome:
- a CDS encoding D-sedoheptulose-7-phosphate isomerase, translating to MLNKIQDRFTESIQTQISAAELLPQKLSDAATRIVECLLRGNKVIVCGHGRSYGNAELLVSHLLHRYELERPSFAAVQLQLNGILAGVLAQDQELDSLYKKQLQAVAKVGDLFITFSPIGNEESVLQAIHSAKNHGLDLDIIAFTGSRNDHTLGLLDESDIEISAPSTNELRVIESHHFYVNLLGELIDHLLFS from the coding sequence ATGTTAAATAAGATCCAAGACAGATTTACTGAAAGTATTCAAACTCAAATTTCAGCAGCAGAATTACTACCGCAAAAATTAAGTGATGCTGCAACTCGCATTGTAGAGTGTTTATTACGTGGGAATAAAGTGATTGTATGTGGTCATGGTCGTTCTTATGGCAATGCAGAGTTATTAGTAAGCCATTTATTGCATCGCTATGAATTAGAAAGACCTAGCTTTGCAGCGGTGCAATTGCAGCTAAACGGGATTTTAGCCGGTGTACTGGCTCAAGATCAGGAGCTGGATAGTCTCTATAAAAAGCAGCTACAAGCTGTGGCAAAAGTAGGTGATCTGTTTATTACATTTTCACCTATCGGCAATGAAGAAAGTGTGTTACAAGCCATTCATAGTGCAAAAAATCACGGCTTAGATTTAGATATTATTGCCTTTACAGGCAGTCGAAATGACCATACACTCGGTTTGTTAGATGAAAGTGATATTGAAATTTCAGCCCCTTCCACCAATGAATTAAGGGTAATTGAAAGTCATCATTTTTATGTGAATTTATTGGGTGAACTTATTGACCATTTACTTTTCTCGTAA
- a CDS encoding YraN family protein, whose product MELFNKLINRRKQGSIYEQKAREFLEAQGLRFVAANQSFKCGELDLIMQDGQTTVFIEVRQRKSNRFGSAVESIDYRKQQKWQNAANMWLLKQNQSLDTANCRFDVIAFEGNQLPLWIPNFLG is encoded by the coding sequence ATGGAGCTATTCAACAAGCTGATTAATCGACGGAAGCAAGGGTCAATTTATGAGCAAAAAGCCCGAGAGTTTTTAGAAGCTCAAGGGCTTCGTTTCGTTGCTGCTAATCAATCCTTTAAATGCGGCGAATTGGATTTAATTATGCAAGACGGACAAACAACGGTATTTATCGAGGTTCGTCAGCGTAAAAGTAATCGTTTTGGCTCTGCGGTGGAAAGTATTGATTACCGCAAACAGCAAAAGTGGCAAAATGCCGCCAATATGTGGTTATTAAAACAAAATCAAAGCTTAGACACAGCAAATTGCCGTTTTGATGTGATTGCATTTGAAGGGAATCAACTACCTTTATGGATTCCTAACTTTTTAGGTTAG
- a CDS encoding penicillin-binding protein activator, whose amino-acid sequence MATILNLSMKKAFVPTAIALLISACTSVNPVTESIKNEAYSSSEFYINKAEQTKEQEDKISYQLLAVRKLIDENKEYEAQNTFSEILTSEMNEVQKLEYALVSAQLAALQGKNAQASSQLKAIQEPLLSSAQRLRYIQTQARIAENQKDVIGIVRARSLLNSYYKMNRERQENNDFIWQTLRDANRGMLEKATPEAGEIELAGWLALINIYNRNVTTPAQMPQAINHWKSQYPSHSAVTVMPSELQGISNFQQTQLNSVALLLPLSGDAKILGDIIKRGFNDAKAEDPTAVQTFDTDASDVNSLIAQAKQQGANIIVGPLLKSRVDEMLSGSEIQNINVLALNATENVRSIPQVCYYGLSPESEAQSGAEKMFRDGHTVAIVAAPQDDFGNRSAEAFSKRWRQLTKTDADVRYYNQPLDSVASIQNAGVTKAGLYVLGNAEQVLEIKQGIDNSTLKERLAIYTSSRSNSPNNGIDFYTSLEGVKFSEVPLLSDTSSAEYKKAENLASSDFSMMRLYAMGADAWAIASKFNEFRHIPGYKISGLTGELKAGQNCNIERNLSWMQYRNGAIQQAD is encoded by the coding sequence ATGGCAACTATTTTAAATTTGAGTATGAAAAAGGCATTCGTACCCACTGCAATTGCTCTTCTCATTTCTGCCTGTACATCTGTGAATCCTGTTACCGAATCTATTAAAAACGAAGCATATTCAAGCTCAGAATTCTATATTAATAAAGCTGAACAAACCAAAGAGCAGGAAGATAAAATCTCTTATCAGCTCTTGGCCGTGCGTAAATTAATTGATGAAAATAAAGAGTATGAGGCACAAAATACTTTTAGTGAAATTTTGACTTCCGAGATGAATGAAGTACAAAAACTGGAATATGCATTAGTTTCTGCTCAATTAGCCGCATTGCAAGGTAAAAATGCACAAGCAAGTAGCCAATTAAAAGCGATTCAAGAACCATTATTAAGCTCAGCACAGCGTTTACGTTATATCCAAACTCAAGCCCGTATTGCGGAAAATCAGAAAGATGTGATTGGAATTGTGCGTGCGAGATCGCTTTTAAACAGTTACTACAAAATGAACCGTGAGCGTCAAGAAAATAATGATTTTATCTGGCAGACTCTGCGTGATGCTAACCGTGGAATGCTTGAAAAAGCCACGCCAGAGGCCGGTGAAATAGAACTGGCAGGTTGGCTGGCATTAATTAATATTTATAACCGAAATGTTACCACACCGGCACAAATGCCACAGGCAATCAATCACTGGAAAAGTCAATATCCAAGCCATAGTGCGGTAACGGTAATGCCTAGTGAATTACAGGGTATTAGTAACTTCCAACAAACGCAGCTAAACAGCGTGGCATTATTATTGCCATTAAGCGGTGATGCTAAAATTTTAGGGGATATTATCAAACGTGGTTTTAATGATGCCAAAGCAGAAGACCCAACAGCGGTGCAAACTTTTGATACTGATGCCTCAGATGTTAATTCGTTAATTGCACAAGCAAAACAGCAAGGGGCAAATATTATTGTCGGGCCTTTGCTCAAATCTCGTGTAGATGAAATGTTAAGCGGCTCAGAAATTCAAAATATTAACGTACTTGCTTTAAATGCGACCGAAAATGTCCGTAGCATTCCTCAAGTTTGTTATTATGGTTTATCACCTGAATCAGAAGCGCAATCCGGTGCGGAGAAAATGTTTCGTGACGGGCATACTGTGGCAATTGTTGCAGCACCGCAGGATGATTTTGGTAACCGCTCTGCTGAGGCATTCTCTAAACGTTGGCGTCAGCTAACTAAAACCGATGCGGATGTACGCTATTATAATCAACCGCTTGATTCCGTTGCCTCTATTCAAAATGCAGGGGTAACTAAAGCAGGTTTATATGTGTTAGGAAATGCAGAACAAGTACTGGAGATTAAACAAGGTATAGATAATTCAACCTTAAAAGAGCGTTTGGCTATTTATACCTCATCACGTAGTAATTCACCGAATAACGGCATTGATTTTTATACTTCTTTAGAGGGCGTAAAATTTAGTGAGGTTCCATTATTATCTGATACCTCTTCAGCAGAGTATAAAAAAGCAGAAAATCTGGCAAGCAGTGATTTCTCAATGATGCGTTTATATGCAATGGGGGCTGATGCTTGGGCAATTGCGTCTAAATTTAATGAATTCCGCCATATTCCGGGCTATAAAATTTCAGGTCTCACAGGGGAATTAAAAGCAGGACAAAATTGCAATATCGAACGTAACTTGTCTTGGATGCAGTATCGTAATGGAGCTATTCAACAAGCTGATTAA